A stretch of DNA from Syngnathus acus chromosome 1, fSynAcu1.2, whole genome shotgun sequence:
ATGCCTACTCTGGTAATTGTTAATCACCAATCATCTATTTTCTTTGGTGCCTATCCTTATTATAGGGTTGCAAGTGAGCCTATTCCAGCTAACGTTTGAGAAGGGGGGACACACACAGTTCTgaatgaaattttttttttcagcgtgGAGAAAATTAGATTAAATGACCATTGTCTATCATTACAGGACGAGCCACTTACTTCGACAAGCTCTTCAAGTTTCGTAATGGTCGCTTTGAAGATCTGCTCAGTGATGAGCTCAATGTGCGTCGTGGTGTTGCTAGCCGCATGGCAGGACGTTCTGTGGCATGCGTTGACAGAAAGGTTAGTGACCCTTCACATCCCGATTTTCCTCCTGTTCTTATATTTCAAACTGTCTCTGCCTCTTGCATTTTTCTTCAGGGAACAGGCCGCTACTCAATCTATGTGGCAAACTATGCCAGCGGCAACGTCGGACCCCACGCTCTGTTAGAGATGGACGTGGCTGCCAGTGATGTGGCGAATGGCGTTATTGCCTTGTCTGACGTCGCCGTCACAGCCGGAGTCAACAAGCTCACTGGTCTTAAAATCCAATTTTGAGCTTGGCAGTGTGTGAGGGGCTTTTGATTCACAGTGGCATTTTGTTGCAGGTGGACGTGGAGTTGTGGTTGGACCCATCCTCAGTGATACAAAATCTGATGTTTTCTGTGACAATGAAGGAGGGCCCAACTTCCTATTCAAAAACAATGGGGATGGGACTTTTGTTGACGTCGCCAGCCAGGCAGGTAAGAATGACGGAAATCGGGGTGGCCTCTGAGTGAAAAGTTTACAGAGTGGATATGTtttatcatagaaaaaaaattgatgaaTGAATTCTATTTTAACTCCGTGTTGATTGACCCTTAAAGGTGTGGCAGACCAAAGACAACATGGTCGAGGAGTAGCACTGGCTGATTTTAATGGCGATGGAAAGACCGACATTGTCTATGGCAACTGGAACGGCCCTCACAGGCTTTACCTGCAGGGAAGCAACTCTAATTTCAGGGTGAGTAAGGAGTGCAGCGCAGCAAAATAATCGGAGAAGTCTGAAAAGCACTGAGCCAAATATCCTCCTTGCAGAATATCGCCACGACAGAATTTGAATCTCCCTCTCCGATTCGCACAGTTATAGCTGCTGACTTTGACAACGACAGGAATCTTGAAGTGTTTTTCAACAATATTGCCTACAGAGGCAATGCCCCCAACAGGATCTTTAGGTGagtccaaaatgaaaaaaataaataaataaaagcatccAATTTATTACATCGACGAAGTTGTTACTCTTATCAATAATATCCAATTGCTGCCCTAAttgacaaatatatttatattgtgtgAAACTGAAGAAGGTGAAACTCAAGTTCTacatttctgtgtgtgtttgcagggtGTCAAGAAGAGCTATCGCTGACCCTTTAATCCAAGAGCTCAATGTGGGAGATGCTGCAGAGCCTCAAGGCAGAGGAACAGGTCAGAACAAATATCCACATATTTGCCCCAATTAGCTTTCTGTCTGATTAGATGAGTTTTCCCATGCAGCAGGTGTTCCTCACAAATACAGCGAGGTTGTGCACTGAAAtttctttgcctttttgtCATCAGGCGGCACTGTGACCGATGTGGATGGAGACGGGCAGCTGGACCTTCTGCTGGCACACGGTGAAAGCGCAGCCCAACCAATTTCTGTCTTCAAAGTCACACAGGTGTACAAGCGTTTTGCTTCTGATCCAACTCATCTGGTCCGCTATTATCCTAACCTGTCGCCACGGTTATCAGGGCTCAACCAATAAATGGCTTCGAGTTATCCCTCGCACCCAGTTTGGCTCATATGCGCGAGGTGCTAAGGTGACCGTCTTCACCAAAAAGAGTGGAGCCCATATGCGCATCATTGACGGAGGTTCCGGGTACCTGTGCGAGATGGAACCCGTTGCTCACTTTGGTTTAGGTAACTATGCTGTAACATggcccattttcattttgtcaactaCTGAACCATAAAAGGATTCAGAGCTGCAGTCTATAATcttattttaacttttttagGAAACGATGATGTGTCTGTGCTGGAGGTCTCTTGGCCTGACGGTAGCGTCATCACACGTGTCCTTCAAGCTGGTGAAATGAAGTCAGTGGTGGAAGTAGCATATCCCGCTAACACAGAAATGTCCACGCTTGGCAATGACACAGAGGTACGCATTGTAGTTCTCAATttactttctttctttaaaatgtaataaatgtgctttgtttttcagtgtGGTGAAGGTTTTACTGTGAAGAATGGCCGCTGTGCAGGTaaatcttttttcccccagttaGATAATTAGGttttcctttaattttcttttttttatgtttcaaCAGGCATCTGAGGATATTTTCCAACTAACCCTATTTGCCTTGCCAACCcaagttttttcttctttaccatgagtttgtttttttcgatTTGTATTGCACTTGTAAATATGTCAAAATTTACAAAACATGATTAATAACATCTTGCTTCCTTTGTCATTTCAAAcatctgggaaaaaaatgcttacaaTCAACCTGTTGGGTCATTTGCTGCTCGAATGAATACTCATTACAGTTCGTCAACATACATATGTCAGGCTTACCACTTGATGTTTTCCTCCTCTCCTGTTTTTCCTACCTTCCATCTCAGCACCAGCCTCACCTTTCAGCATTTCTAGCCCCAGGTTGAAGGCCTCAAATTTTCAAATGCTTTTATTACTGTTCTACTTGCAGACCTGAGAGACCTGTCGTCTTTAAGGCGGCAACAGTAAGATATGTTCGCAGGTCTGCATGTTTGATTGAGAAATTCTCAACACTTTTTAGCATGTTCTCTAGAACTCAATCAAAGTGTGTCAAAGTTTTACTGTCGTGAACAAGCTACATGAAGAGACTCATGTACACAAATGCCAAAATTATTTTGGTTTGGTATTGAGTTACCTGTTAATTCTATTCTCCATCCACTATATTCACTACTGTGATGGCatacacttaaaaaaatatgtccaTGACGATAGAACAAGTCTTTATGTTCATTTGTACTTGCAGTTTATAAAAAGTGTCCCATTtgttaaaagaataaaaataaaagtcagttgaatgcatttgtgattacattgtatttatttgacagCAGTCATAACACAATTAAGCTGCACCGAAGTTTGAGTCAGCACAAAATGTCACCGACATACTTGAGACATTTGCACGAATGATTCCTTTTTTGGCAAATATTTGTCTTTGGAGGTTTGGTCAGATATCAATTATGCATACTGTATATGTAATTCAACACATGACAGTGACGATTCAGGAAGACGATTTGACTTTGCCTCACATGCTCATTTTTTGCTACGTCCTTgcataaatacaatttttggAAGAGTTGATCAAAATCAGAGAAACTGGGGTTTTATTTGAAACCCCTGTGGATTTTATAAAATATAGGCTTGGTGTGCGGGAAATGGAAGACTTGCTACATTACATACATGATGAACGACATTCATCTGCTACAATACAATACGATATAGTGCCTTGATCTTCATCTGGATTGGTTTTGATCTATCATGTGGAGATCTGGGCAAGGTTAGGTGAAGCACATCCTTCTGTGATATGTTTATAAAAGctataaaatattcaaaagccAGCGTTAGTGTGCCTGGATAGTTATAACAAGTGCAGGTGTACTTTCTCCATTTTGTACAATTGTGGTTTGAATACATCTACTCATATCCATCTTCTCACCAATGAAATGACACATCACtgataaaataaacatgtaagGAATTCGATGTTCCCATCACAtcagaaatataaaatatgattttgtTCATCGGGTGCATTGCAACAAATGACTCAAGTGCATATTTGGCATGTTGGCAATGCCTTATAACTAATGTAGTACAGCTGAGGAGAAATGTCTTTCTTCAGGAACATCTTGTGGATCTGTGAAGCGATGAAGGAACGGTTCAAATGCCCAAAAGTTGTTCTCCAGGGTGATGAGTGATCAGAGGGACATTGTTTTGCCAGAAGTGCTCAATCATCGAGCTGTGCTGCTGGACACAGAGCTGCTCCCCGAGCTGCAACCGCTGGAGCCTCTGTCTTCGTAGATGGAAATCTCAATCTGGACAAAGCCGTTAGGGACTGAGATCGTGTCGCAGGGGTATGTTTAGCAATGTTGCGGTTGTACATGGACATGGGTAAGGATACAACTCGCATTCCCCTCTCTATGGGATCAGTGATGAGCAGACCCCTCGGAGCATAGATCTTTTCATTCTGCTCCTGAATGTACTTGGAAATTTTCTTCAACACCTAACACACAAGCAGAGCACAAATGAATACAACTATGACTCACATAAGCTGTTGTTCGTGGAATAATTTTGAATGTGTGCTGAATTACCAAATACCCAAATggtgaaaagaagaaaaagaagcgaTTTTtctttacacttttttttcttcacaccaACATTTAATGAGCTCTCCTTTGACCCTTTTATTGGTCTATAGTTGACAGGATTTTTTTGTACCTCAGATAAAAACACTAGGTGCTTGTAGTTCAATTTTCAAAGCTTTTCATCTGATACCATTGTGTGTCACACAAGAGGTAATCAAAAATGTTAATTAGAGTGGAGTGGAAAGTGTTTGTAATTATTGCATGCGAGTGGGGGAACAAACAACTTTCACCTTTTCATAGCGTGTCTCCATGCAGAGGAAGATAAGATATGCTGTGGCACAGGCCAGACAGCCTTCCAAGTAAGACTGCCCTCCGATCTTTTCTGCTTCTGCGTAGAAGTTGTTGAGGGTCTTCACAGTGTCCTCGAATAAAGTCCGCTCAATCTGAACATATGAGCGGGTCCATGAATTGCGATGCTGGCTGGAACACCAAATATTGCGCAACGCAAAAGGAAAGACAACTCATGTTCTCACCCTGCTCTCCAGCTCAGAAGGGAACTTGGTCTGGAATCTGCAAGTGGTTCCCTCACTGTAGTCCCTCTGGATGAAGACTTTGTTGGCCAGGGATGCACTGTGCCTCAACTCCTGTAAATTGTGGAACTAAGGAAAAGAGAGCATGAAAAGGGtccattctatttattttgcaatgaTAGAAAATTACAAGTGCCAATGTGACAACAGTTAAAAACCACGGTGTGGTGACAGAAATTTTTGTTTTCGTAATCACTGGAAACACTTCCAACAAATAAATTTATGTAATTTTTAGTGTGTTTGCAATCTTTTAGTTAAACGATAACAAATAGATTATAATGAAAGGTGTATTTTTTGGCTGattatattgaaaatataatacaatagTGCTGGAACACAGTCATGtccataaaaatattttaaggtggtcagtcattcattcattaattgTATCTACCACACTGCACAGCAGTAGTACACATTCTAGACAATGAGTATGTATATACCATATAATACTCCGCCTTGAGGGACAATGAAGGAGTGTTGTTTCTCGACATCTTTTAAACAGGTCCCTGGGGAAAGATGCCTCTACTACGCTCTCATTTCACCAGGTCAGTTGTACTGTGTGCAAATAGTAGCTGTTGTTTTGGTCTTGTAACGTGTAGGATGTTATAGGAGAGGTAGGCAGAGCGTGATGAGCTATTTGTGCTCTGCAAGCTGCTGGAGAGAAGCCCGTTTGATACACTATCCTTACCCATcacttctctctctctacTGTGAAGTCAGTGAGGTCATGCAAAATGTGCTGTCTTACTAAACAATGGTCAAATGATGCAGCAGTAATGTTAGAACATTAATGATTCCCAAGCAAGTGTGTTGTTGGAAATCATCAAGTCTGCCATggaaaataatacaatttaattCTATATTAATGTATATTTGTTCATCCATCTATGCCAGCAACATGTGACAgccaaaataattaaatgcacTAGAAAGCAGAGGGTAGAGATGAACGATATATGTTTGTACTTTTCGGATCAATATTTTCAGATTTGGGATTGTATGCAAAAAATGATCaccaaaaatgcatttttgtttttttcagcacTATTATAGCACTGatttaaatatgaatgaatTTACAATGCCGCTGGGGATCCCACctttacaaaaaacaacattgggtgggacattttgttttatttaccacCGCCTCCTTGTTAGTCAGTCAAGCCGCATATTAGATTGGCTACACTGAGTTCACATCACAGTCCGCGGTGTCAAATAGCTCAAGAGTAGACGTGAAGATTTTTGGTCCTAAATATTAAaccattttaatatttaagaTTGTTTAACTCGATTTAAAGATAATCTGACAGGACAATCTTAAAATACAGTTTTGACATCCttgaggcaaaataaaaaaataaaaaaccagCCTGATTTTCTTTATGTGTGTAAACCACCTCAGCAAGAAGATGCTGGATCAATGTTTACTGCGTGTGCATTTTGGCTTTCTTCCATTTGG
This window harbors:
- the crtac1a gene encoding cartilage acidic protein 1a, giving the protein MRAAGLLVLLFGLWEQSHSQNSEPMFQEVTQTILPTDRLHNPTQLNYGMAVTDVDGDGDLEVVVAGYNGPNLVLKYDRTQNKMVNIAIDDSTSPYYALRDVGGNAIGVTACDVDGDGREEIYFLNTNNAYSGRATYFDKLFKFRNGRFEDLLSDELNVRRGVASRMAGRSVACVDRKGTGRYSIYVANYASGNVGPHALLEMDVAASDVANGVIALSDVAVTAGVNKLTGGRGVVVGPILSDTKSDVFCDNEGGPNFLFKNNGDGTFVDVASQAGVADQRQHGRGVALADFNGDGKTDIVYGNWNGPHRLYLQGSNSNFRNIATTEFESPSPIRTVIAADFDNDRNLEVFFNNIAYRGNAPNRIFRVSRRAIADPLIQELNVGDAAEPQGRGTGGTVTDVDGDGQLDLLLAHGESAAQPISVFKVTQGSTNKWLRVIPRTQFGSYARGAKVTVFTKKSGAHMRIIDGGSGYLCEMEPVAHFGLGNDDVSVLEVSWPDGSVITRVLQAGEMKSVVEVAYPANTEMSTLGNDTECGEGFTVKNGRCAGI
- the golga7ba gene encoding golgin A7 family, member Ba, giving the protein MATEFHNLQELRHSASLANKVFIQRDYSEGTTCRFQTKFPSELESRIERTLFEDTVKTLNNFYAEAEKIGGQSYLEGCLACATAYLIFLCMETRYEKVLKKISKYIQEQNEKIYAPRGLLITDPIERGMRVIEISIYEDRGSSGCSSGSSSVSSSTAR